A part of Paenibacillus sp. 481 genomic DNA contains:
- the trpA gene encoding tryptophan synthase subunit alpha: MTLQQKQSNRIDSTFARLSNEGRSALMPFFTLGDPTLESTVALLLGMEQAGADLIELGIPYSDPLADGPVIEKASARALKNNVTIEDSFHVVREARRAGANIPYVLFTYFNPVLQYGLDPFFTAAAEADINGIIIPDLPIEESEPIRIVADRYGIHLIPLVAPTSEARIARIVEHGRGFIYCVSSLGVTGMRDSFGDEVESFLHAVRKSTSLPIAIGFGISTAAHVQRFAPHCDGVIVGSAVVRQIEAALPLLENPATSAKGVLQICDFVRQLKQD, translated from the coding sequence ATGACTCTACAGCAGAAGCAGAGTAACCGGATTGATTCCACATTTGCACGTTTGAGCAATGAAGGCCGTTCGGCTTTAATGCCATTTTTTACACTTGGAGATCCAACGTTGGAAAGTACAGTTGCGCTCTTGCTCGGCATGGAGCAGGCGGGTGCGGACCTGATCGAACTGGGTATTCCGTATTCAGACCCGTTAGCAGATGGCCCTGTTATTGAGAAAGCTTCTGCGCGAGCGTTAAAAAATAACGTGACGATCGAAGACAGCTTCCACGTCGTTCGTGAAGCACGCCGAGCGGGCGCTAATATCCCGTACGTATTGTTTACGTATTTCAATCCCGTACTGCAATATGGCTTAGACCCGTTCTTCACAGCGGCAGCCGAGGCAGATATAAACGGTATCATTATACCCGATTTGCCAATCGAAGAAAGTGAACCGATCCGTATCGTTGCGGATCGATACGGCATCCATCTTATTCCGCTTGTCGCGCCGACGTCCGAGGCGCGCATTGCACGCATCGTCGAGCACGGTCGAGGCTTCATATACTGTGTGTCATCGCTTGGCGTAACCGGCATGCGTGATTCATTCGGCGATGAAGTCGAGAGCTTTCTTCACGCGGTAAGAAAGAGCACATCATTGCCGATTGCGATCGGTTTCGGCATCTCTACAGCTGCGCACGTACAGCGCTTTGCACCACATTGTGACGGCGTCATTGTTGGCAGTGCCGTCGTGCGTCAAATCGAAGCTGCGCTGCCTTTGCTCGAAAATCCAGCTACTTCTGCAAAAGGGGTCTTGCAAATTTGTGATTTTGTGCGACAATTAAAGCAGGACTAA
- a CDS encoding phosphoribosylanthranilate isomerase, with the protein MTFVKICGLQDVETARVVTRLKPDQIGFVFAPSRRQIAPSLGSDIIQQLRAEFEQCPEFVGVFASPKKEELAAVLNTVPLDAIQLHMPLHVPVASGVEATERAVGSPSEGLQLLKWIKSNWDVRIWLTVPISTSILSATSVERDADPALGGWNAIVHAAPYTDVLLLDTHDPIQGGGSGKTFNWSVIPNYMEQAKTLSLPLYAAGGLDPNNVSELTASYPIAGVDVSSGVETNGVKDTVKIKSFIERVRGNVIHGTTTYTKK; encoded by the coding sequence ATGACTTTCGTAAAAATTTGCGGATTGCAAGATGTGGAAACGGCACGTGTGGTCACAAGGTTGAAGCCGGATCAGATTGGATTCGTATTTGCCCCAAGCAGGCGACAAATAGCTCCGTCTTTAGGCAGCGACATCATACAACAGCTGCGTGCTGAATTTGAACAGTGCCCAGAGTTTGTAGGTGTATTTGCCAGCCCGAAGAAGGAGGAGCTTGCTGCTGTGCTAAATACGGTGCCACTGGATGCGATTCAATTGCACATGCCTTTACATGTTCCGGTTGCGAGTGGTGTTGAGGCAACAGAGCGTGCAGTTGGTTCTCCAAGTGAAGGCTTGCAGCTGTTGAAATGGATCAAATCGAACTGGGACGTTCGTATTTGGTTGACCGTGCCTATCAGCACATCGATTTTGTCAGCAACGTCGGTTGAAAGAGATGCTGATCCAGCCTTAGGCGGATGGAATGCGATTGTGCATGCTGCTCCATACACGGATGTGTTGTTGTTGGATACGCATGATCCAATCCAAGGCGGAGGCTCCGGTAAGACGTTTAACTGGAGTGTTATTCCGAACTACATGGAGCAAGCGAAAACGTTGTCGTTACCGCTGTACGCAGCAGGAGGTTTAGATCCGAACAACGTGTCGGAATTAACAGCAAGTTATCCCATAGCTGGGGTAGATGTATCGAGTGGTGTTGAAACGAATGGTGTGAAAGACACCGTAAAAATAAAATCATTTATCGAAAGGGTGAGGGGAAATGTCATACACGGAACAACCACTTACACAAAAAAATAG
- the trpB gene encoding tryptophan synthase subunit beta, with protein MSYTEQPLTQKNSDEQQRTLPDENGRFGSFGGRFVPETLMNALIELEEAYRHHINEPDFQTELIYLLKQYSGRPTPLYYAERLTQALGGAKIYLKREDLNHTGAHKINNTIGQALLAKRMGKHKVIAETGAGQHGVATATVAALLGMECKVFMGEEDMRRQRLNVFRMQLLGAEVIPVVSGSRTLKDAGNEALRYWVSHVHDTFYILGSVVGPHPYPMMVRDFQRIIGDETRAQLLETEGRLPDVCVAAVGGGSNAIGMFYPFIQDPSVKLVGVEAAGKGIDTPYHAATMTLGTPGVFQGSMSYLLQDKHGQVQHAHSISAGLDYPGVGPEHAYLNHSGRATYEPITDQEALDALQFLSRKEGIIPALESAHAIAHAVKIAPQMSADQLLVICLSGRGDKDVATIMDVLGGNDDDSTAEAE; from the coding sequence ATGTCATACACGGAACAACCACTTACACAAAAAAATAGCGACGAGCAGCAGCGAACGCTACCAGATGAAAATGGTAGATTTGGTTCATTTGGCGGTCGCTTTGTCCCTGAAACGTTGATGAATGCACTTATCGAGTTGGAAGAGGCGTATCGTCATCATATTAACGAGCCTGATTTTCAGACAGAATTGATATATTTGCTTAAGCAATATTCGGGTAGACCGACTCCACTATATTATGCAGAACGGCTAACGCAAGCGTTAGGCGGGGCGAAAATATATTTAAAGCGCGAAGATTTAAACCACACGGGTGCGCACAAAATTAATAACACGATCGGTCAGGCTTTGTTGGCAAAGCGCATGGGCAAGCATAAAGTGATCGCTGAAACGGGTGCAGGCCAACACGGTGTCGCCACAGCAACGGTTGCAGCACTACTTGGGATGGAATGCAAAGTATTTATGGGCGAAGAAGATATGAGACGCCAACGTTTAAATGTGTTTCGGATGCAATTGCTAGGAGCAGAGGTCATTCCGGTCGTGTCAGGCTCACGTACGCTGAAAGATGCAGGCAATGAGGCTTTACGCTACTGGGTAAGTCACGTCCACGATACGTTCTACATTCTCGGTTCTGTCGTGGGCCCTCATCCTTATCCTATGATGGTGCGCGATTTCCAACGGATTATTGGGGACGAGACACGTGCACAACTGCTTGAAACAGAAGGCCGTCTGCCCGATGTTTGTGTCGCTGCGGTCGGCGGCGGCAGTAATGCGATTGGTATGTTTTATCCATTTATTCAAGATCCAAGTGTCAAGCTAGTAGGTGTAGAGGCAGCTGGAAAAGGGATTGATACCCCGTATCATGCAGCGACCATGACTCTCGGCACGCCAGGTGTGTTCCAAGGCTCGATGAGCTACTTATTGCAGGACAAACATGGACAAGTGCAGCATGCACATTCGATATCAGCAGGATTAGACTATCCAGGTGTTGGCCCAGAGCACGCTTACTTAAATCATTCAGGACGTGCTACGTATGAGCCGATTACCGATCAGGAAGCGTTGGATGCGTTGCAATTTTTGAGCCGTAAGGAAGGGATTATTCCTGCGCTTGAATCCGCGCATGCGATTGCACACGCCGTTAAGATTGCGCCACAAATGAGTGCGGATCAACTGCTTGTCATCTGTTTATCCGGCAGAGGCGATAAAGATGTGGCAACGATAATGGATGTACTGGGAGGTAACGACGATGACTCTACAGCAGAAGCAGAGTAA
- the aroC gene encoding chorismate synthase, whose protein sequence is MSLRYLTAGETHGPQLTAIIEGMPSNLEINFERLNDQLLRRQKGYGRGRRMQIETDTAAIVGGVRHGRTTGAPIALVVENKDWKHWTKIMNVEPIEGTDEEKRRVHRPRPGHADLNGGLKYQLKDLRNVLERSSARETAARVAVGAVARQLLEAFGIKIAGQVIRIGEIEAPAHNLPIDEIIERTEQSSVRVVDADTEAKMEAYIDQIKAEGDSIGGIVECIIEGVPVGLGSYVQYDRKLDGRIAQAVMSINAFKGVEIGIGFEAGHLRGSQVHDEILYDAENGYTRATNRLGGFEGGITNGMPIVVRGVMKPIPTLYKPLQSVDIDTKEPFTAQVERSDACAVPAASVVMEHVVAWEVAKALLEKFGGDSMEEIQANINNFNEQVARY, encoded by the coding sequence GTGAGCCTACGTTACTTGACAGCAGGGGAGACACACGGACCTCAACTGACTGCAATCATTGAAGGAATGCCTAGCAACTTGGAAATCAATTTTGAACGTTTAAATGATCAACTACTACGTCGTCAAAAAGGGTATGGAAGAGGACGTCGTATGCAAATTGAAACGGACACAGCAGCAATAGTAGGTGGTGTGCGCCATGGACGTACAACTGGTGCACCTATTGCGCTCGTTGTTGAAAATAAAGATTGGAAACACTGGACGAAAATTATGAACGTGGAACCTATCGAAGGCACGGACGAAGAAAAGCGCCGTGTTCATCGTCCACGTCCAGGTCATGCTGATTTGAACGGTGGTCTAAAGTATCAGCTCAAAGATTTGCGAAACGTACTAGAGCGCTCCAGCGCTCGCGAAACAGCAGCGCGTGTAGCGGTCGGTGCAGTAGCTCGCCAGCTGTTGGAGGCGTTTGGCATTAAAATTGCCGGACAGGTTATTCGTATCGGCGAAATTGAGGCACCTGCCCATAACTTGCCTATCGATGAAATTATCGAACGCACAGAGCAATCCTCCGTGCGGGTAGTCGATGCAGATACAGAAGCGAAGATGGAAGCTTACATCGACCAAATTAAAGCCGAAGGTGATTCGATCGGTGGCATTGTGGAATGCATCATCGAAGGCGTACCTGTTGGCTTGGGCAGTTATGTGCAATACGACAGAAAGCTTGATGGACGAATTGCACAAGCGGTTATGTCTATCAATGCGTTTAAAGGTGTTGAAATTGGCATTGGTTTTGAGGCAGGCCACTTGCGTGGATCGCAAGTGCATGATGAAATTTTGTATGACGCAGAGAACGGCTATACACGTGCTACGAATCGTCTTGGCGGTTTTGAGGGCGGCATCACGAACGGTATGCCGATTGTCGTGCGCGGCGTAATGAAGCCGATTCCAACGTTGTATAAGCCATTGCAAAGCGTAGATATCGATACGAAAGAGCCGTTTACGGCACAAGTTGAGCGTTCCGATGCATGCGCAGTTCCTGCGGCTAGCGTCGTTATGGAACATGTTGTGGCTTGGGAAGTGGCCAAAGCATTGTTAGAAAAGTTCGGCGGCGACTCCATGGAGGAGATTCAAGCGAACATTAACAATTTCAACGAGCAGGTAGCTCGTTACTAA
- the trpC gene encoding indole-3-glycerol phosphate synthase TrpC encodes MFLERIVATKREEVAELRQQLSRAEAERRIAALTTNCQSLSAALTSGRKRSVGLIAEVKKASPSKGLIRADFDPPAIVKDYVAAGADALSVLTDRTYFQGGNEILQQVRALTTLPLLRKEFIIDELQILEARLLGADAVLLIAAILNDDELKRMNQLALDLGMEALIEVHDEAELRRVAELEQVKLLGVNNRNLHTFVTDISQTSKLKPLIPEGCVYISESGIHLPEHLTMLAEIGADAVLVGEHFMRQADVRGGVEHLMSGLDARQFATQELQPGELGIGSQSR; translated from the coding sequence ATGTTTCTTGAACGAATTGTAGCTACGAAACGCGAGGAAGTCGCAGAGCTGCGTCAGCAGCTATCTCGGGCAGAAGCTGAACGTCGCATTGCCGCTTTAACGACGAACTGCCAATCGTTAAGCGCTGCGTTAACGAGCGGTCGGAAGCGTTCAGTAGGTCTTATCGCAGAGGTAAAAAAAGCATCTCCTTCAAAAGGGCTGATTCGCGCCGATTTTGATCCACCTGCAATTGTAAAGGACTATGTTGCCGCTGGCGCAGACGCATTGTCTGTGCTGACGGATCGGACTTATTTTCAAGGTGGAAATGAAATCTTGCAGCAGGTGCGTGCATTGACGACTCTACCGCTTTTGCGGAAAGAATTTATTATTGATGAGCTGCAAATTTTGGAGGCTCGATTGCTTGGTGCTGATGCGGTATTGCTAATCGCAGCCATTTTGAATGACGATGAATTGAAGCGGATGAATCAGCTCGCCCTTGATTTAGGGATGGAGGCGTTGATTGAGGTTCATGACGAAGCGGAACTGCGTAGAGTAGCAGAACTTGAACAGGTCAAGCTACTCGGAGTGAACAACCGCAACTTGCACACGTTTGTGACAGATATTTCTCAGACGAGCAAATTAAAGCCGCTTATCCCAGAAGGTTGTGTGTACATTAGCGAGAGTGGAATTCATTTGCCGGAGCATTTAACGATGCTGGCCGAGATCGGTGCAGACGCTGTTCTCGTTGGCGAGCACTTTATGCGGCAAGCTGACGTTCGTGGCGGGGTGGAACATTTAATGAGCGGACTTGATGCCCGACAATTTGCAACACAAGAGCTTCAACCAGGGGAATTAGGGATAGGAAGTCAGTCACGATGA
- the aroH gene encoding chorismate mutase, producing the protein MYVRGIRGATTVEHNDGAQILEATIELLKEIVEQNDVQPEYIASVWVTMTEDLDATFPARAIREMSGWELVPLMCAVEIPVQGSLPRCIRLMVMINTAKEQADINHIYLRNAKSLRPDLVSR; encoded by the coding sequence ATGTACGTAAGAGGAATTCGTGGGGCAACAACAGTTGAGCACAATGATGGCGCGCAAATACTAGAAGCGACTATTGAATTGCTGAAAGAAATTGTGGAGCAAAATGATGTGCAACCGGAATACATTGCGAGCGTATGGGTTACGATGACAGAGGATTTAGATGCAACGTTTCCAGCACGCGCTATTCGTGAAATGTCTGGCTGGGAGCTCGTGCCGCTTATGTGTGCTGTCGAAATTCCAGTACAAGGCAGCTTACCACGCTGTATTCGCTTAATGGTCATGATTAATACGGCCAAAGAGCAAGCCGACATTAACCATATTTATTTGCGTAATGCTAAAAGCTTGCGGCCGGATCTGGTAAGTCGTTAA
- a CDS encoding CheR family methyltransferase — MRERLDPLVPESSATITYSEADNQDYIFFVDQVRKLTGIDLAQYKEAQMRRRLTTLRIKNGYSSFQAFFEGIKQDKRLLAEFLDRMTINVSEFWRNPLRWITLKERVLPMLTETNRRLHCWSAACSTGEEPYTLAMILDDAGLLQQARVDASDLDDNALARAKDAWYVERSLKDVPVDFKQRYFKEDQAGYRIEERLKRSIQYRKQNLLTDRFESNLDLIICRNVMIYFTEEAKHDLYMKFAQSLRPGGVLFVGSTEQIFNPGQYGLETMETFFYRRTSAKL; from the coding sequence ATGCGAGAACGACTAGATCCGCTCGTACCAGAATCATCAGCTACAATCACGTATAGTGAAGCGGACAATCAAGATTATATTTTTTTCGTGGACCAAGTTAGGAAACTAACAGGAATTGATTTGGCCCAGTACAAAGAAGCACAAATGCGTCGACGTTTGACCACGCTTCGTATCAAAAATGGATACAGCTCGTTCCAAGCCTTTTTCGAGGGAATTAAGCAAGATAAGCGATTGTTAGCTGAATTTCTTGATCGAATGACGATAAACGTATCCGAATTTTGGCGTAATCCATTGCGGTGGATAACGCTGAAAGAGCGTGTGCTGCCCATGTTGACTGAGACGAACCGCCGCTTGCATTGCTGGAGTGCCGCTTGTTCGACCGGGGAAGAACCATACACGCTAGCCATGATACTGGACGATGCGGGATTGCTACAACAAGCACGAGTGGATGCTTCCGATTTAGATGACAATGCTTTGGCTCGTGCCAAAGATGCGTGGTACGTAGAACGTTCTTTGAAAGACGTGCCAGTCGACTTTAAGCAGCGCTACTTTAAGGAAGATCAGGCAGGGTATCGAATCGAAGAACGTTTAAAGCGCTCCATTCAATACCGTAAGCAGAACCTGCTTACAGACCGATTTGAATCGAATCTAGATCTCATTATTTGTCGCAATGTGATGATCTATTTTACAGAAGAAGCGAAGCATGATTTGTATATGAAGTTTGCACAGTCGCTACGTCCGGGAGGCGTGCTGTTTGTAGGGAGCACAGAGCAAATTTTTAACCCTGGACAGTATGGATTAGAAACAATGGAAACGTTTTTCTATCGACGCACGAGTGCGAAGCTATAA
- the trpE gene encoding anthranilate synthase component I — MNPQVEEVIQLARQYNVIPITRTVMADTETPISLFQRLQHEPFSFLLESVEGGIQWARHSFIGTTPFLRFQGKNGKLIVIENGVEQHIEEKPLAAIKRLLRRYRSPKINGLPPLTGGAIGFFGYDLVQQYERLPQHAVDDMHTNDIQFMFCDQLVVFDHVRQQMQFIVNIHIQPDDTDEMIRVRYEESCQKLLQLQAKLTAPLPRQKQVNSDAFLARIDDIGPVRSNETKESFIAKVDQAKQYILAGDIFQVVLSQRFERKTTVDPLDVYRMLRMTNPSPYMYVLKMEDETIVGTSPEALVRVNGDRVETRPIAGTRPRGKTEEQDMELERELLADEKERAEHLMLVDLGRNDIGRVCDFGSVRCDKYMDIERYSHVMHIVSNVSGTLRKDKDFFDAFLSCLPAGTVSGAPKLRAMEIIAELEREARGAYAGAIGYLGFNGNMDTCITIRTIIFKGGSAYVQAGAGIVWDSVPEKEYEETVNKAKALLVAIEMAERVFSTDIADRVEAATVNTLEKRPLPVNWDYYVDTEMSHSATEELHRKELSV; from the coding sequence ATGAATCCCCAAGTTGAAGAAGTTATACAATTAGCCCGACAATATAATGTGATACCGATTACGCGTACCGTCATGGCTGACACAGAAACACCTATAAGCCTGTTTCAGCGCTTACAGCACGAACCGTTTTCCTTTTTGCTGGAAAGTGTAGAGGGGGGCATTCAGTGGGCGCGACATTCGTTTATCGGCACAACACCTTTTCTTCGATTTCAAGGCAAAAATGGCAAGCTTATTGTCATTGAAAATGGAGTTGAGCAGCATATCGAAGAAAAGCCGCTTGCAGCGATTAAACGATTGCTACGCCGTTACCGCAGCCCTAAAATTAATGGATTACCCCCGCTGACTGGTGGTGCTATCGGTTTTTTTGGATATGATTTAGTACAGCAATATGAGCGGTTGCCGCAGCATGCTGTAGATGACATGCACACAAACGACATTCAATTTATGTTCTGTGATCAGTTGGTCGTATTTGACCACGTCAGACAGCAAATGCAGTTTATTGTGAACATACACATTCAGCCTGACGACACCGATGAGATGATTCGTGTTCGCTACGAGGAGAGTTGTCAAAAGCTACTACAGCTGCAAGCGAAGCTAACAGCGCCGTTGCCACGGCAGAAGCAAGTGAACTCGGATGCTTTTTTAGCGCGAATTGACGATATCGGTCCTGTACGCTCGAACGAGACAAAAGAGTCGTTTATCGCCAAAGTGGATCAGGCGAAGCAATATATTTTGGCCGGCGATATTTTTCAAGTTGTACTTTCACAGCGGTTTGAAAGAAAAACGACGGTTGATCCGTTAGATGTGTACCGGATGCTACGGATGACGAATCCTTCACCTTACATGTACGTGTTGAAAATGGAAGATGAGACGATCGTCGGAACATCACCGGAGGCGCTCGTGCGTGTAAATGGAGATAGAGTGGAGACACGTCCGATTGCAGGGACACGACCGCGAGGCAAAACGGAAGAGCAAGATATGGAGTTGGAACGCGAACTGTTGGCAGATGAAAAAGAGCGGGCTGAGCATTTGATGCTTGTGGACTTAGGCCGCAATGACATTGGTCGCGTGTGCGATTTCGGCTCGGTACGTTGCGACAAGTATATGGATATCGAGCGTTACTCGCACGTGATGCATATCGTGTCCAACGTTTCTGGAACGTTGCGGAAGGATAAAGACTTTTTTGATGCTTTCCTGTCTTGCTTGCCAGCAGGTACAGTCTCCGGTGCTCCTAAGTTGCGAGCCATGGAAATTATCGCAGAGCTAGAGCGGGAAGCGCGTGGAGCTTACGCTGGGGCAATCGGATATTTAGGATTTAACGGCAATATGGATACGTGTATTACGATTCGTACGATTATTTTTAAAGGTGGCTCAGCATACGTTCAGGCGGGTGCAGGCATTGTGTGGGATTCTGTACCGGAAAAAGAGTACGAAGAGACGGTCAATAAAGCGAAGGCTTTGCTTGTCGCGATTGAAATGGCAGAACGAGTCTTTAGCACTGACATCGCTGACCGTGTTGAGGCTGCAACGGTGAATACGCTAGAGAAGCGGCCGTTGCCTGTGAACTGGGACTATTACGTCGACACAGAGATGAGTCATTCAGCAACTGAAGAGCTGCATCGAAAGGAGCTGAGCGTATGA
- the trpD gene encoding anthranilate phosphoribosyltransferase encodes MTSTIEQNGLKEALSRVLAGEHLSRELACQVMQDIMDGYATPAQIGALLAGLRLKGETVEEIVGFAQAMRSRANQLVTTRERLLDTCGTGGSGIHKFNISTVSAIIAAAGSVRVAKHGNRSASSRAGSADVLEALGVQIQLSSEQAADCLDRIGICFMFAQMFHPAMKHAAGPRKELGVRTVFNMLGPLTNPAGADRQLLGIYDQTKTDTIAAVLRELGLKRALVVASEDGLDEISLSAPTRVSELKDGELRTYTITPEQLGLHTQPLTEVLGGDAVTNAALIRRVLQGERGAHREIVLANTGACIYVAGQADSIAEGVRTAEQLIDSGRAYAKLEQWIETTGGLSHVS; translated from the coding sequence ATGACGTCCACAATCGAGCAAAATGGCCTAAAAGAGGCGTTGAGCCGCGTATTGGCTGGGGAGCACTTAAGTAGAGAGCTGGCATGCCAAGTGATGCAGGACATCATGGATGGCTATGCTACGCCAGCACAGATCGGTGCCTTGTTAGCTGGGCTCCGCCTTAAAGGGGAGACGGTGGAGGAGATCGTCGGGTTTGCACAGGCGATGCGCAGTCGTGCTAATCAGCTAGTTACAACTCGTGAACGATTGTTGGACACTTGTGGAACAGGCGGCTCGGGCATTCATAAATTCAATATTTCTACCGTATCGGCAATTATCGCCGCAGCTGGTTCTGTACGTGTGGCAAAGCATGGCAACCGCTCCGCATCTAGTCGTGCGGGCAGTGCAGATGTGCTTGAAGCGCTGGGTGTGCAAATTCAATTGAGCAGCGAGCAAGCTGCTGATTGTTTGGATCGTATCGGCATCTGCTTTATGTTTGCGCAAATGTTTCATCCAGCGATGAAGCATGCTGCGGGACCACGCAAAGAGCTTGGTGTGCGTACGGTGTTCAATATGCTTGGCCCGTTGACGAATCCAGCAGGTGCAGATCGTCAATTGCTCGGTATTTACGATCAGACGAAGACTGACACGATTGCGGCTGTACTGAGGGAGCTTGGCCTAAAGCGAGCGCTAGTCGTCGCGAGTGAAGATGGACTTGATGAAATTAGCTTGTCCGCACCTACGCGTGTCAGTGAGTTGAAAGACGGGGAACTGCGGACATATACGATTACACCAGAACAATTAGGCTTGCACACGCAGCCGTTAACAGAGGTGCTGGGCGGGGATGCCGTAACGAACGCGGCGCTCATCCGTCGAGTGCTGCAAGGAGAAAGAGGCGCTCATCGCGAAATTGTATTAGCGAACACAGGCGCATGCATTTATGTAGCCGGGCAAGCAGATTCGATTGCTGAAGGTGTGAGAACGGCGGAGCAATTGATCGATAGCGGTCGTGCTTATGCGAAGCTGGAGCAGTGGATTGAGACGACAGGGGGATTAAGTCATGTTTCTTGA
- the aroB gene encoding 3-dehydroquinate synthase, which yields MSVLKHDEIKRNEQLGASELTVQLGERSYPIWIGSGLLNRIGEAFALLNISNSSPLLIITDSHVAPRYLNTAVEALREAGYRVFEHVIPAGESSKSLGVFEECVTAALQAGLDRKSTIIALGGGVVGDLAGFVAATYMRGVRFIQVPTTILAHDSSVGGKVAVNHPLAKNIIGAFYQPEAVLYDTATLATLPDREVRAGLAEMLKHGLIWDAEFAYWCKDNAAQLVAGNEAALSYGLYKGCAVKAEVVSRDERENDLRAILNLGHTIGHALEAVGGYNELLHGEAIAIGMVGSARIGERLGTATDVAATTKAMFEALGLPTTIPSHYDTDAILAAMMHDKKFSEGRTMFVVPTSIGQVDIRKDVPIELVRDIVEQLKREAG from the coding sequence GTGAGCGTCTTGAAGCACGATGAAATAAAGCGAAATGAGCAATTAGGCGCTAGCGAACTAACTGTACAGTTAGGTGAACGTTCATATCCGATCTGGATCGGTAGCGGCTTGCTAAATCGAATTGGAGAGGCGTTTGCCTTGTTGAACATTTCGAATAGTAGCCCATTACTTATTATTACAGATTCGCATGTAGCACCCCGATATTTAAATACAGCAGTCGAAGCGCTGCGAGAAGCGGGCTATCGTGTGTTTGAGCATGTTATTCCAGCTGGAGAGTCATCTAAGTCGCTAGGCGTCTTTGAGGAGTGCGTCACGGCTGCATTACAAGCAGGCTTAGACCGTAAGTCAACGATTATTGCGCTAGGCGGAGGTGTCGTTGGCGATTTAGCGGGGTTCGTCGCAGCTACTTATATGCGTGGAGTTCGATTTATTCAGGTGCCGACCACGATTTTGGCACATGACAGTAGTGTGGGTGGCAAAGTGGCGGTGAATCATCCACTGGCCAAAAATATTATCGGTGCCTTTTATCAACCTGAAGCGGTGCTGTACGATACAGCAACACTAGCTACCTTGCCAGATCGTGAAGTGAGGGCTGGTTTAGCGGAAATGTTGAAGCATGGCCTCATTTGGGATGCGGAATTTGCTTATTGGTGCAAAGACAACGCAGCTCAATTAGTGGCAGGGAACGAAGCGGCATTATCTTATGGATTATATAAAGGCTGTGCAGTTAAAGCCGAAGTGGTGTCACGCGATGAGCGTGAGAACGACTTGCGAGCCATTCTCAATTTGGGTCATACCATTGGACATGCCTTAGAGGCAGTTGGTGGTTACAATGAGCTGCTCCATGGTGAAGCGATTGCGATTGGAATGGTTGGCTCTGCACGAATTGGCGAGCGTTTAGGGACAGCAACTGACGTTGCAGCAACGACGAAGGCGATGTTTGAAGCGCTAGGCCTGCCGACGACGATTCCGTCACATTATGATACGGATGCTATTCTAGCCGCGATGATGCACGATAAAAAGTTTAGCGAAGGTCGGACGATGTTCGTTGTACCAACTTCGATCGGGCAAGTTGACATTCGCAAGGATGTGCCAATCGAGCTTGTGCGAGATATCGTGGAACAACTAAAACGGGAGGCGGGATAA